gaGGATCCTCATAGTATAGGTAGGAGTAGGACCTAATCTCTCCCATACAGAGAAATTTCACTCAGAGAAATTAGGGAGTGGAGAAAGTGGCAGAGTTCTTCCAACAAAGCCGCGTGGCCCAGAAATCTCCCAATTAGGATAGACTCACGAGGGACACCGTTGGTAAACTTCAAACTGCGCGCGCAGCGTCTGGATTGGCTATCGATAAACGTGGCACCTGGTTGATGTGTGCGATAATTTGAATTGGATTCTCacttccatttgtttttcttctgcctttctaACTTAATATTTGGCAAACCCAAAcccagggaaaggggaggagagccAGCACCTCTCCCCAAAGAAAACATAAGTTAATCAGACGATTGGTACCtttcttactgtgtgccaagcaatTCATTAGTCAGGTATGTACACGTTAAAATTAAGGATGgaagactttcctggtggtgcactggttgagagtccgcctgccgacgcaggggtcacgggttcgtgccccggtccgggaagatcccacatgccgccatggccactgggcctgcgcgtccggagcctgtgctccgcaacgggagaggccgcaacagtgagaggcccgcgtaccacaaaaaaaaaaaaaaaaagttaaggataGAGCGCTCAAGCCATTGTTAGCAAAAACTTCTGCCGGGTTCAAACTTAAAGGCGAGCGGATTTTCCTTTGGGACAAAGTGCATTTTGCCTTCTTCACTACATGTGTCGGATAATGAACCTCCCCCTTCTCgacataaaaacatataaaaatatctcGAGTATTGCTGCAGCACCACCTACATTGTAGTGGAAGTAATTTCTAACAAGATGAAAATGAGGAAACGCGAACAGAAGGAAGACtaaatgaagacagaaaagatGACCATCTGCAAACCAAAGAGAGAAGCCTCAGAATAAACCACCCCTGCTGACAGCAAATCTTGGCcctctagcttccagaactgccagaaaataaatctgtttaaagaccaaaaaaaaaaaataaaaggaatcgcaGAACTTGTTATACTTTGCACCAAATAACAAACACCTGCTGCATAAAGTGAGTGCCACTTCTCTTCAGAAGATTGAGTGGCTCTGAAAAGAGCCTTTGGGGTGTGGGCCTAGCCTTACCGCTCGCTCCGCTGCGGCCTGGCTCATTTGGAGCTGGTGTACTTGGTGACGGCCTTGGTGCCCTCGGACACGGCGTGCTTGGCCAGCTCGCCGGGCAGCAGCAAGCGCACGGCCGTCTGGATCTCCCTGGAGGTGATGGTCGAGCGCTTATTGTAATGCGCCAGGCGCGACGCCTCGCCCGCGATGCGCTCGAAGATGTCGTTAACGAACGAGTTCATGATGCCCATGGCCTTGGACGAGATGCCGGTGTCCGGGTGGACCTGCTTTAGCACCTTGTACACGTACACGGAGTAGCTCTCCTTGCGGCTGCGCTTGCGCTTCTTGCCGTCCTTCTTCTGAGCCTTGGTCACCGCCTTCTTGGAGCCCTTCTTCGGGGCCGGAGCAGACTTGGAGGGTTCAGGCATGGTGCGGAGTTAACTGCCAAGCAGTTCAAAAATAACAGGAAGAACAAGAAACAGGCTGAGCCCTCTTCCTTCACAGCTTCTTAAACAAAGGAGGCAGTGAGTAAAGTCGAGCGTCTGATTGGTGGTGAATCCTGGAAACAGCACGTAACAGTTTTGTCCAATCAAAATAGGTGTATTTCAAAATCCGATTtcattgggttaaataaaactaGTTTTAGCCAATGGTACACCTTCATTTTCGCGCCCAGTGAAAATTATAAGTAGAGTAGCTCTCGCTGTATCTATTCAGACCTAACTCATATTGG
The DNA window shown above is from Phocoena phocoena chromosome 10, mPhoPho1.1, whole genome shotgun sequence and carries:
- the LOC136129073 gene encoding histone H2B type 1-N; this translates as MPEPSKSAPAPKKGSKKAVTKAQKKDGKKRKRSRKESYSVYVYKVLKQVHPDTGISSKAMGIMNSFVNDIFERIAGEASRLAHYNKRSTITSREIQTAVRLLLPGELAKHAVSEGTKAVTKYTSSK